The DNA segment TTTGCATCAACCTCTTGCTTATCAACAAAAGCCACCTTGCCCGATTCCTTATAGGCTCCTTTTACAAGTCTTAAATAAGGATCGTAAGCCTGCAGCTCATCTACATAATCATTGGAACGATAAAGATAGGATTGGATCACCGTTCCCAAATTTGCATGTTTTTCTTTTAATGCTTTGTAAATCTCAAGGGTCGGCTCACATCTAGAAGAATCTTCCATATCAATGGTCACCGTAATATCATATTTTGCAGCTTCCTCAAGTACTCGTTCCATGTTTTCCATGACCAATTCCTTGCTAATATCAAGACCAAGTGAAGTCAATTTTAAAGACATCTCGGAATCCAGCTGATGATGAGCAATCGCCTGGATCGTCTCAACACCTTCCTGACAGCGCTTTCTCGATTCTGCCTCGGATTCAACGAATTCCCCAAGGTGGTCAACAGTAACTTGCAACCCATCATGGTTCAGCTGCTTAATCAACGGAATTGCTTGAGAAAATGTTTCTCCCCCTACAATCTTGTCAGCCCCAAAACTCGTTCCAAAACGCTTAGCTAAGCGATCTAATAACTTGTTATTGGAAAGATATAAGAAAAAGTTCTTACTAATGGCTTCCAAGATCATCACACTCCTTTATCTTCTTCTATTAACTGTAACC comes from the Halobacillus shinanisalinarum genome and includes:
- a CDS encoding proline dehydrogenase, whose amino-acid sequence is MEAISKNFFLYLSNNKLLDRLAKRFGTSFGADKIVGGETFSQAIPLIKQLNHDGLQVTVDHLGEFVESEAESRKRCQEGVETIQAIAHHQLDSEMSLKLTSLGLDISKELVMENMERVLEEAAKYDITVTIDMEDSSRCEPTLEIYKALKEKHANLGTVIQSYLYRSNDYVDELQAYDPYLRLVKGAYKESGKVAFVDKQEVDANLKRLIEKNLLNGHYTAVGSHDDAMIDFTKKLVREHGISKDQFEFQMLYGMRNQTQSELVKEGYTVRVYLPYGEDWYGYFMRRLAERPANIAFAVKGMFKK